In the genome of Populus nigra chromosome 9, ddPopNigr1.1, whole genome shotgun sequence, one region contains:
- the LOC133702819 gene encoding zinc finger protein ZAT9-like — protein MFALAELQHINGGRAAVAATVCNEVFPSGKSWGGHIRACYKKEEDEKDREDTDDWRVHDCSSSESESEFEFHVDVDESSTKGSVEPVDLREYLPRGWSGNSKKKRSRKNKLKFAALNQARKKSFADHILEAAALNLLLWPSVCDSKQKGIREELAKYQDRFAHQLALNKKPMKSIAYTREKRSSEFKVGHERTYVCRECGLVFDSFQGLGGHLAAHNRKREREKEGKLDLVSGVHQDSRGKNVIIGDAPRKEYKCNLCERSFASGQALGGHMSYHGTAHKVYKHEGHNSHHITADTENNDSASSYEASNGADSQYSNPQSSVQVSHLDPQPGSALDLNMAPDEGLWGNDVGVQKKSQLS, from the exons ATGTTTGCATTAGCAGAGCTTCAGCATATCAATGGAGGACGGGCTGCTGTTGCCGCCACGG TTTGCAACGAAGTGTTTCCTAGTGGAAAATCATGGGGAGGCCATATAAGGGCATGTTACAAGAAGGAGGAAGACGAAAAGGATCGAGAAGATACTGATGATTGGAGGGTACATGATTGCTCTTCTTCAGAATCAGAATCAGAGTTTGAATTtcatgttgatgttgatgagaGTAGTACTAAAGGGTCCGTGGAGCCCGTCGATTTGAGGGAGTATCTCCCACGGGGTTGGTCAGGAAATAGCAAGAAGAAAAGATCTAGAAAAAATAAGCTCAAATTTGCTGCTTTAAATCAAGCCAGAAAGAAAAGTTTTGCAGATCACATTCTTGAAGCTGCAGCCTTAAACCTTCTACTGTGGCCTTCAGTCTGTGATAGCAAACAGAAGGGTATTAGAGAAGAATTAGCCAAGTACCAAGATAGGTTTGCTCATCAACTTGCCTTGAATAAGAAGCCAATGAAAAGCATTGCTTATACGCGAGAAAAAAGGTCCTCAGAGTTCAAAGTGGGACATGAAAGAACATACGTGTGCAGGGAATGTGGATTAGTTTTTGACAGCTTCCAAGGTCTCGGCGGCCACCTGGCCGCCCACAAtaggaagagagagagggaaaaagaAGGGAAATTGGATCTGGTAAGTGGGGTTCATCAAGATTCGAGAGGCAAAAACGTTATAATTGGTGATGCTCCTAGAAAAGAGTACAAGTGTAACCTGTGCGAAAGAAGTTTTGCAAGTGGACAAGCTCTCGGCGGACATATGAGCTATCATGGCACTGCTCATAAGGTTTACAAGCATGAAGGACATAATAGCCATCACATCACTGCTGATACGGAAAATAATGACTCCGCATCCAGCTATGAGGCATCGAATGGGGCAGATAGTCAATATTCCAATCCTCAATCTAGTGTACAAGTTAGTCACCTTGATCCTCAACCTGGTAGTGCATTGGATTTGAACATGGCTCCAGATGAGGGTTTATGGGGAAATGATGTTGGAgtccaaaaaaaatctcagTTAAGTTAG